A genomic segment from Mustela lutreola isolate mMusLut2 chromosome 15, mMusLut2.pri, whole genome shotgun sequence encodes:
- the LOC131816635 gene encoding keratin-associated protein 9-4-like, which produces MTESCCSPCCQPTCCRTTCCRTTCCQPSCCGCGGGCGQGGCGSSCCGSCCCQPCCCRPTCCQTTCCRTTCCRPSCRGCGGGCGSSCCGSCCCQPCCCRPTCCQTTCCRTTCCRPSCCVSSCCQPSCCGSSGCGQTCCGSSCCQPACCTPVYCTRTCYHPTCCCLPGCLAQGCGSSCC; this is translated from the coding sequence ATGACCGAAtcgtgctgctccccttgctgccAGCCAACgtgctgcaggaccacctgctgcaggaccacctgctgccagCCCAGCTGCTGCGGGTGCGGCGGTGGCTGTGGACAAGGCGGCTGCGGGTCCAGCTGCTGTGGGTCCTGCTGCTGCCAGCCTTGCTGCTGCCGCCCAACTTGCTGCCAGACCACCTGttgcaggaccacctgctgccggCCCAGCTGCCGCGGgtgcggcggcggctgcgggtcCAGCTGCTGTGGGTCCTGCTGCTGCCAGCCTTGCTGCTGCCGCCCAACTTGCTGCcagaccacctgctgcaggaccacctgctgccggCCCAGCTGCTGTGTGTCCAGCTGCTGTCAGCCCAGCTGCTGTGGGTCCAGCGGCTGCGGACAAActtgctgtggctccagctgctgtCAGCCAGCCTGCTGTACCCCTGTGTACTGCACGAGGACCTGCTACCACCCcacctgttgctgcttgcctggatGCCTCGCCCAGGGCTGTGGATCCAGCTGCTGCTAG